The nucleotide sequence ACGGATTTGACAGAAAAGGATAGCTGCATGAAAACAGCACCATACAAAAGGGACCAAAAGACCTTTTGTATGGTGCTGTTATTTTTCCTGATTCATTTTCCAGCGGTTGAATTCCAGAAACTCTCTGAACTGATCCTTGGTAACACCTGAATCCATTGCCTCTTTGACCAGGTTTGCCCAATCATGATCAAGGTTAGCCTGTTTCGTGTTCTGCTCCTCAAGAATAAGTGTATTCATCGAGACCCCGAGAACAGTAGAGACCTTTTCAAGAAATTGAACAGAAGGATTTGACTGCAGGTTCCGTTCGATTGAGCTTAAATATGATTTGGCAACTCCGGCCCGATCGGCAAGCTCTGATAGTGACAGTCCCCGCTCTTTGCGGTATTTTCGTATGCGTTCACCAATCATATAATCACCTTCCCAGAGGTATTATAGCATATAGCGAAGGGGTTGTTATATATATAGAACGAATTTACGAAAAAAAATTACGTCATGCAGGAGATTGTCAACTTTTAACTGTTTGCGTTTTCAAAAACTCTCTGATTTCTTCTTTGCTGATTCCCATTTCCAAGGCTGACAGAATTAACTCTTTCCATTCCTGATCCAGCATTTGAACATCCTGCATTAACACTTCCATTGTAACTCCTCCTAAAATACGCGATAGTATTTCAGGCAGTCCAGCCATCATAGCTCCGGAGAACCGTAGACCTGTGACTTTGCGTCCCGGCTTTTCAGCAGGTTTGCCTTTGTCTGATTATGTGCAATTCTGACACTGCATCAATAACAAAGTATTTCTTTTGTCACTTCTTGCTGTCTATCTAATTTACTACTATTATAAAATTACATTTTCACTGATTGTGCTGAAATATGTCGATAGAAAAAAATATTTTCATTTTTTTCAAAAAAATACTAATAATTAGAAGTATATTCCTTTTGTGTAGGTATTTTGGCTTGATTCACCTGTTTTCTTCGACAGCCATTCTTCGGCAAAAATAAAAAGGCAAAAAATGATTTTCTGACACTAAAATCATTTTTTGCGTAAATTTTGACATTAAGCGAGGGCAGTCCGGGATAAGTAGAATAAACCGCCGTTTGTAATCGAGACATGAATGTGAGGATCATACAGCTCTTTCAAGGCTTCTTTTTCAAGATGGTAAGATTCCGGCTTTACTTCAATATCTTCGTAAAAGTGGCTTAACAGCATCATGTCCGAATTCCAGCGCTGTCTTGCATCATCTGCCCAGGAGTGGTCGTCCTGTTCAAATTTAGCTTGTATATAATTCTGAATCCGAACAAGGCCGCTTTGTACTTTGATCATTGGCGATGTTGTAAAACACAAATCAGGAATTCTCGGAGTAAGGGCCATGTTTTCCAGATGATCTTGAAAATCTTCTATGATTGCTCCGCTGATCAGGTGAAGTCCGATTGAATAGAGATGATCTTTTTTCTTGTCGCTCTGATAGGATACCATGACATTCACACCGAGCCATGGATGCAGGGACTGGGAGCTTCCTGTGTTTGGCGGGTTTTCATATAGGCGGATATGGCCTCCGAATTTTTGGGCAGTCCGGAAAATCTGGTGCAGTCTTGGTGCTCCGAAGTGCATGATTTCCCCTTTCAAATCAGCTGGGGCCCGTTTGGCATCTGTTATTAAAGTCAGCTGCATCGGATTTGGCACGCCGCCTGTTTTCTCAAGATATGTCCAGTAAAACGGCCTGTTCATCAATTCTTTATCCATGTCCACCGTCAGCTGGATCGTCATATAGCCAGGCTGTTTTTCTGTAATGTCGCATGAATTGGCCGTGAAAAAGGTTTCAAGGAACTCGCTGATCTGCTGCTGCTGCATCGTTTATCCCTCCATTCTCTGTTTTGTGTGTTCCTGTTCTGCAGAATGCAGGATGGATGTCAGGTTTTCCATCTTAATTTTCATTTCTCCATCGCTTTTTGATTTGAACAGGATGTCCTGCAGGTGATCTTCGAAATTGGATATCTCCAGTTTTGTCAGAATTTCATCAAGCTCGCCGATGACCTTTTCAAACAGGTTGATTTTTTCATAGAGAAGTTTCAGAATGTGCTCTTCAACGGTGTTTTTTGTAGCCATATTATAAATGTGGACATCTTTTTCCTGCCCGAGACGGTGAATCCGTCCAATCCGCTGTTCAAGCCGCATTGGATTCCAGGGAAGATCATAGTTGATGATGTGATTGCAGAACTGCAGGTTGATTCCTTCCCCGCCAGCCTCTGTCGCAATCAAGACTTGAACACGGTTTTTGAAAAGGTCTTTCATCCAGTCTTTTTTGCCTCTCTTGAATCCTCCCCTGAATGGAACAGATGAAATGCCGTGCTGCTGAAGGAACCATTGAAGATAAAACTGGGTGGCCCTGTATTCTGTGAAAATGATGACTTTGTCGTTGATTTGCTGAATCAGTTCAACGGTCCGCTGTGCTTTGGAATTTCCGTCAACTTCATTAATGCAGTTCATCAGTTCTTCAATGGCAGAGTCTGGAAGAGGGGATGCTTCACCTTCAGGACGCTCCGCCATTTTTTTCAGCGTCATGTAGACTGCTTCCCTGCTTGAGCATGCCTCTCTTTGCAGCGTCATGATTGAAAACGTGCTGGCTGAAGAGGCGCCGAATGTTTTGAGACGTGAGATAGCCGTATACAGCTGGCGCTCACTTTCAGACAGTTCAATCGGAACGGTTTCAACATGCCGTTTAGGCCATTCAATGCCCGTATCTCCCCTGCGGTTTCGGATCATGACTTTGTTCACGAGTTCCTGAAGATGCTCATGGTGTTCCAAAGAGCGGTTCTTGGCAGAAAATACTTCTGAAAAGTAAGCTTCGTTGCCTAAATGACCGGGCTTCAGCAGAGAGACAAGATTAAAGATCTCTTCTACGCGGTTTTGAATGGGCGTTGCAGTAAGAAGCAGGCAGTATTTCTTTTTCAGGCTCTGAACAAATTCATAGTTTTTTGTTTTGCTGTTTTTCAGTTTATGAGCTTCATCGATGATGACCAGGTCGTACTGCTGGTTTAGAACAATTTCCCGGTGAGGGCTTCTTTTAGCCGTATCAATAGAAGAAACGACGACATCGCAGGCTTCCCATACGTAGCTTTTCTTTTGCTCAACGGCTGGAATATAGAACTTTTCATGAAGCTCTTTTGCCCACTGGGAGACAAGAGAGGCCGGAACAAGAATGAGAATTTTCTTAGCCAGTCCCCGAATCATATATTCCTTGACGATAAGTCCTGCTTCAATCGTTTTTCCAAGGCCCACTTCATCTGCAAGAATAGCCTTTCCGTTCATGTTTTCCACCACTTGCCTCGCGACCTCCAATTGATGGGGAAGAGGAGTGAAGTCTGTCAGGTGATTTGGAGCCTGAAGCCCTTCAAAGGATGGAACAATCAGGTGCTTTTGCACGGCGCATGCCAATTTGTAATTCTCCCAGCTGGCCCATGGGCCGTCATCATCAAGTTTTTTAAGAAAAGCATCTTGCCACGCGGAGTCAAATTTCAGTTTTACGTTCATGATTGACAGCCCTTTCAAAAAAGAATAGATCTATCTCTATTGTTCACGTTAAGTGGTAAAATAGCAGGTTATCACGATGGATTAGATGAAATGACAGTAAAACACGAACATTCCAATGTGTTTTAAACGAAACATTTGTGAAAAAAGTGATTGATGAATAAAGACCTTAATGGTAGGATGTTAATAAGTAAGAAAGTTGCTAACTTACTCAGTTTTCAGTCAGCGGGCTTCTTATGTCAAAAATGTCATAATGTCTAAAATGTCTACTTATCAGTATCACCAATTAATGAAAAAATATGAGCGGATGAGAGCAAGGGGAGAGACTGCAGCATACGCATGCAGCGCCGAAGGAGCAAACTGATGTGAATCTCTCAGGCAAAAGAACTCTTGCTTGACGCAACTCTGGAGAGAGTTTGTGAAAGCGGCAGACCACCAAAGGGGAAAGCTCGGCCATTTTATTGGCCGGGTAAACTTTCAGGTGCAGGGACAGAGACTTCCATTAAAGGGAGTTCTCTGTCCTTTTTTTGATGAAAAAAAGAGGATCATACCGGGAGGCGATGAGATGGCGGATTTAAAGCGGACACCGCTTTTTGACTTATACAAAGAGCAGGGTGCAAAAACGATTGATTTCGGCGGCTGGGACTTGCCAGTGCAGTTTTCTTCTATTAAAGAAGAACATGAAGCTGTTCGCGAAAGAGCAGGCTTGTTCGATGTATCCCACATGGGGGAAATTGAAGTAACAGGCACAGGCAGCCTTGCGTTTCTTCAAAAAACAATGACAAACGATGTTGCTCTTTTGAAAGACGGAGGAGCACAGTATACCGCTATGTGCTATGAAGACGGCGGAACGGTGGATGACTTATTAATCTATAAAAAATCAGATGCGCATTATCTACTTGTAGTGAATGCATCCAACATTGAAAAGGATTTTGAGTGGCTGAATTCCCAGCTGTTCGGGGACACGGAACTGCAGAATGTATCGTCAGATGTTGCCCAGCTCGCTATCCAGGGACCGCTTGCTGAGTCAATCCTTCAAAAACTCACGGATACAAATTTAAGTGAAATCAGGTTTTTTAAATTCAAAGATAACGTAAAAATTGCAGGAGCTGATGCTCTTGTGTCAAGAACAGGCTATACAGGTGAAGATGGTTTTGAGATTTACTGCGCCGCGTCTGAAGCACCTAAGCTTTGGAAGGCGATTTTGGAAGCCGGAAAAGAAGATGGTCTTCTGCCATGCGGACTCGGCGCCCGTGACACGCTTCGCTTTGAAGCGAACCTGCCGCTTTACGGCCAGGAACTTTCCAAAGACATTACACCGATAGAAGCAGGCATCGGGTTTGCGGTGAAACCGAACAAGGAAAGTGATTTCAACGGCAAAGCAGTATTAAAGGAACAAAAGGAAAACGGACCGGACCGAAAGCTTGCCGGAATTGAAATGATCGATAAAGGCATACCGCGATACGGCTATGAGGTGTTCGCAGGAGAAGAACAGATCGGGGAAATTACAACCGGCACACAGTCTCCTACACTTAAAAAGAATATCGGGTGGGCACTGCTTAAGAAAGAATTTGCTGAGCCCGGCACTGAAGTGTTTGTTCAAGTACGAAAGAAACGCTTAAAAGCAGTTGTCGTGCAGACGCCTTTTTATAAACGACCAAAAAAATAAACCGGGTTGAAAGGGGAATACATCCATGAAACATCGTTACTTGCCGATGACAGAGCAAGATCAGCAGGAGATGCTTCAAGCTGTCGGAGTAGCATCGATTGATGAGCTTTTTCAAGACATTCCTGAAAGCGTGCGATTTAAGGGCGAATACAGCATCAAGAAAGCGAAATCCGAAACAGAGCTAATGAAAGAGATGAGCGCGCTTGCTGCTAAAAATAAAGATTTAAGAAGCAACGCATCTTTCCTTGGAGCTGGTGTTTATGACCACTACATGCCGATCATTGTGGATCATGTGATTTCAAGATCAGAATTTTATACGGCCTACACGCCATATCAGCCTGAGATCTCACAGGGCGAGCTGCAGGCTATCTTCGAATTTCAGACGATGATCGCAGAGCTTACCGGCATGGATGCAGCCAACTCTTCTATGTACGATGGCGGAACGTCACTTGCTGAAGCGGCTATGCTTGCCTGCGGACAGACGAAAAAGAAGAAGGTCATTGTGTCAGGAGCCGTTCATCCTGAAAGCAGAGATGTGCTGAAAACGTATGCTAAAGGACAGTACATTGAGGTTGTAGAAGTGCCTGTCAAAAACGGCGTGACGGACCTTGATGCTTTGAAAGCAGAAATGTCTGATGATGTGGCGGCAGTTGTTGTTCAGTATCCTAACTTTTTCGGCCAGATTGAACCTCTTAAGGACATTGAGCCGATTGCCCATACAGGCAAAAGCATGTTTATCGTCTCTTCCAACCCGCTTGCACTTGGAGCATTGACACCACCGGGTGCATTCGGTGCCGACATTGTTGCTGGAGACGCCCAGCCGTTCGGGATTCCAACGGCATTTGGAGGCCCGCACTGCGGCTATTTTGCTGTCACGCAGAAACTGATCCGCAAAGTGCCCGGCCGTCTTGTCGGACAGACAAAGGACGACCAGGGACGCAGAGGCTTTGTTCTGACGCTTCAGGCGCGCGAGCAGCATATCAGACGTGATAAAGCGACATCAAACATTTGCTCAAATCAGGCTTTGAATGCACTTGCAGCATCTGTTGCCATGACAGCGCTCGGAAGAAAAGGAGTCAAAGAAATGGCTCTTCAGAATATCCAAAAAGCAAACTATGCCAAAAAAGCATTAAAGGAAAAAGGATTCGACGTGCCGTTTGACGGACCGATCTTTAATGAGTTTGCCGTTAAATTAACTAAGCCCGTGAAAGAAGTGAATGCCCGCCTGATTGAAAAGGGCATCATCGGAGGCTTCGATCTTGGACGCGTGTATCCGGAACTTGAAAATCACATGCTTATTGCTGTAACTGAACTTCGCACCAAAGAAGAAATTGATCAACTTGTTTTGGAATTGGGGGATGGACATGAATAACGAGAATCAGCCATTGATTTTTGAACTGACTAAGCCTGGCAGAACAGGCTACAGCCTGCCTGAAATGGATATTCCAGAACGATCAGCAGATGAACTCATTCCCGCTGACTATCTCCGCACAGAGGAAGCTGAACTGCCGGAGGTATCAGAGCTTGATATCATGAGGCACTATACAGCTCTTTCAAAGCGCAATCATGGAGTGGACTCAGGCTTTTATCCGCTTGGTTCATGCACGATGAAGTATAACCCGAAGATAAATGAAAATGTTGCCCGCATGGCAGGGCTTGCCCATATTCATCCGCTTCAGGATGAAAGCACCGTACAGGGAGCCCTTGAGCTGATGTATGACCTGCAGGAGCATCTTGTAGAAATTACAGGAATGGATGAAGTCACGCTTCAGCCGGCAGCAGGTGCTCACGGAGAGTGGACCGGACTTATGATGATCCGTGCCTATCACGAAGCAAACGGCGACACCGGACGCACAAAGGTCATCGTACCTGATTCTGCCCACGGAACCAATCCTGCATCTGCCACAGTGGCGGGTTTTGAAACGATTACTGTAAAATCAAACGAACACGGACTCGTCGATCTTGAAGATCTGAAGCGTGTGGTAGGAGATGATACCGCTGCGCTGATGCTGACAAATCCGAATACGCTGGGTCTTTTCGAGGAAAATATTCTGGACATGGCAAAGATCGTGCATGATGCAGGCGGCAAGCTGTACTATGACGGAGCCAACCTGAACGCCGTACTAAGCAAGGCCCGTCCCGGAGATATGGGATTTGACGTCGTTCACTTAAATCTCCATAAAACCTTCACCGGGCCGCATGGCGGGGGAGGACCGGGTTCAGGTCCTGTCGGTGTAAAAGCAGATCTTATTCCGTACCTTCCGAAGCCTGTTTTAGTGAAACGTGATGACAAATATGCATTTGACTATGACAGACCGCAGTCCATCGGAAGAGTCAAGCCGTTTTACGGCAACTTCGGAATCAATGTGCGTGCATATACGTATATCCGCACAATGG is from Bacillus sp. FSL H8-0547 and encodes:
- a CDS encoding YqhG family protein, producing MQQQQISEFLETFFTANSCDITEKQPGYMTIQLTVDMDKELMNRPFYWTYLEKTGGVPNPMQLTLITDAKRAPADLKGEIMHFGAPRLHQIFRTAQKFGGHIRLYENPPNTGSSQSLHPWLGVNVMVSYQSDKKKDHLYSIGLHLISGAIIEDFQDHLENMALTPRIPDLCFTTSPMIKVQSGLVRIQNYIQAKFEQDDHSWADDARQRWNSDMMLLSHFYEDIEVKPESYHLEKEALKELYDPHIHVSITNGGLFYLSRTALA
- a CDS encoding helix-turn-helix domain-containing protein; its protein translation is MIGERIRKYRKERGLSLSELADRAGVAKSYLSSIERNLQSNPSVQFLEKVSTVLGVSMNTLILEEQNTKQANLDHDWANLVKEAMDSGVTKDQFREFLEFNRWKMNQEK
- the gcvPA gene encoding aminomethyl-transferring glycine dehydrogenase subunit GcvPA — its product is MKHRYLPMTEQDQQEMLQAVGVASIDELFQDIPESVRFKGEYSIKKAKSETELMKEMSALAAKNKDLRSNASFLGAGVYDHYMPIIVDHVISRSEFYTAYTPYQPEISQGELQAIFEFQTMIAELTGMDAANSSMYDGGTSLAEAAMLACGQTKKKKVIVSGAVHPESRDVLKTYAKGQYIEVVEVPVKNGVTDLDALKAEMSDDVAAVVVQYPNFFGQIEPLKDIEPIAHTGKSMFIVSSNPLALGALTPPGAFGADIVAGDAQPFGIPTAFGGPHCGYFAVTQKLIRKVPGRLVGQTKDDQGRRGFVLTLQAREQHIRRDKATSNICSNQALNALAASVAMTALGRKGVKEMALQNIQKANYAKKALKEKGFDVPFDGPIFNEFAVKLTKPVKEVNARLIEKGIIGGFDLGRVYPELENHMLIAVTELRTKEEIDQLVLELGDGHE
- a CDS encoding SNF2-related protein — its product is MNVKLKFDSAWQDAFLKKLDDDGPWASWENYKLACAVQKHLIVPSFEGLQAPNHLTDFTPLPHQLEVARQVVENMNGKAILADEVGLGKTIEAGLIVKEYMIRGLAKKILILVPASLVSQWAKELHEKFYIPAVEQKKSYVWEACDVVVSSIDTAKRSPHREIVLNQQYDLVIIDEAHKLKNSKTKNYEFVQSLKKKYCLLLTATPIQNRVEEIFNLVSLLKPGHLGNEAYFSEVFSAKNRSLEHHEHLQELVNKVMIRNRRGDTGIEWPKRHVETVPIELSESERQLYTAISRLKTFGASSASTFSIMTLQREACSSREAVYMTLKKMAERPEGEASPLPDSAIEELMNCINEVDGNSKAQRTVELIQQINDKVIIFTEYRATQFYLQWFLQQHGISSVPFRGGFKRGKKDWMKDLFKNRVQVLIATEAGGEGINLQFCNHIINYDLPWNPMRLEQRIGRIHRLGQEKDVHIYNMATKNTVEEHILKLLYEKINLFEKVIGELDEILTKLEISNFEDHLQDILFKSKSDGEMKIKMENLTSILHSAEQEHTKQRMEG
- the gcvT gene encoding glycine cleavage system aminomethyltransferase GcvT; translation: MADLKRTPLFDLYKEQGAKTIDFGGWDLPVQFSSIKEEHEAVRERAGLFDVSHMGEIEVTGTGSLAFLQKTMTNDVALLKDGGAQYTAMCYEDGGTVDDLLIYKKSDAHYLLVVNASNIEKDFEWLNSQLFGDTELQNVSSDVAQLAIQGPLAESILQKLTDTNLSEIRFFKFKDNVKIAGADALVSRTGYTGEDGFEIYCAASEAPKLWKAILEAGKEDGLLPCGLGARDTLRFEANLPLYGQELSKDITPIEAGIGFAVKPNKESDFNGKAVLKEQKENGPDRKLAGIEMIDKGIPRYGYEVFAGEEQIGEITTGTQSPTLKKNIGWALLKKEFAEPGTEVFVQVRKKRLKAVVVQTPFYKRPKK
- a CDS encoding anti-repressor SinI family protein — translated: MEVLMQDVQMLDQEWKELILSALEMGISKEEIREFLKTQTVKS
- the gcvPB gene encoding aminomethyl-transferring glycine dehydrogenase subunit GcvPB, which produces MNNENQPLIFELTKPGRTGYSLPEMDIPERSADELIPADYLRTEEAELPEVSELDIMRHYTALSKRNHGVDSGFYPLGSCTMKYNPKINENVARMAGLAHIHPLQDESTVQGALELMYDLQEHLVEITGMDEVTLQPAAGAHGEWTGLMMIRAYHEANGDTGRTKVIVPDSAHGTNPASATVAGFETITVKSNEHGLVDLEDLKRVVGDDTAALMLTNPNTLGLFEENILDMAKIVHDAGGKLYYDGANLNAVLSKARPGDMGFDVVHLNLHKTFTGPHGGGGPGSGPVGVKADLIPYLPKPVLVKRDDKYAFDYDRPQSIGRVKPFYGNFGINVRAYTYIRTMGPDGLKAVTEYAVLNANYMMRRLSEAYDLPFDRHCKHEFVLSGKRQKKLGVRTLDIAKRLLDFGYHPPTIYFPLNVEECIMIEPTETESKETLDSFIDAMLQIAKEAEENPEMVQEAPHTTVVGRLDETTAARKPILRYQKQ